A part of Pectobacterium cacticida genomic DNA contains:
- a CDS encoding DUF7660 family protein: protein MLDELFPISSKDDLVKLISALAKDFKENPDEWENKDLPSYLEAIASWIEDMDGYYENTNQPIPKDTNWKVFADILMAAKVYE from the coding sequence ATGTTAGATGAATTGTTCCCGATTAGCAGTAAAGATGATCTTGTTAAACTTATATCTGCTTTGGCTAAAGATTTTAAAGAAAATCCCGATGAATGGGAAAATAAAGATTTACCATCTTATCTAGAAGCAATAGCCTCATGGATAGAAGACATGGATGGATATTATGAAAATACCAACCAGCCTATACCGAAAGATACAAACTGGAAAGTTTTTGCAGATATATTAATGGCTGCAAAAGTCTACGAATAA
- the comJ gene encoding competence protein ComJ, with amino-acid sequence MLNETQKFDLLISHGQILIRSRTFDEQLSSWGKGNIEQGALLYKDYVVFDPLPEDAFGANVIVSISSAFDIDENCQRCIVVPFHVSNKDNVEVASATEKFKVNLNFETEIYSLYYEICEGDEIFYKFTFVPAKKEVNPEYLLDDPWGGVKGKPLLIGKI; translated from the coding sequence ATGCTCAATGAAACCCAGAAATTCGATTTGCTAATTTCACATGGTCAGATTTTAATAAGATCAAGAACATTTGATGAGCAATTAAGCTCATGGGGTAAAGGGAATATTGAGCAGGGAGCTCTTTTATATAAGGATTATGTTGTATTTGATCCGCTCCCTGAAGATGCTTTCGGTGCAAATGTAATTGTGTCTATTTCCTCTGCTTTTGATATTGATGAAAATTGTCAGCGTTGCATTGTTGTGCCATTTCATGTGAGCAATAAAGATAATGTTGAGGTGGCTTCTGCTACAGAGAAGTTCAAAGTAAATTTGAATTTTGAGACTGAGATATATTCTCTCTACTATGAGATATGTGAAGGTGATGAAATATTTTATAAATTCACATTTGTACCTGCTAAAAAGGAGGTTAATCCTGAATATTTATTGGATGATCCATGGGGAGGGGTTAAGGGAAAACCTCTTTTAATTGGTAAAATTTAG
- a CDS encoding DUF1795 domain-containing protein, whose protein sequence is MYQMNEGSLAIPAQWRDESLHVFVLPDDTVNLVVNRTPTEPGQTPKTVYENTLEQFSAQLKGYKEIQSWELTLAGLPAPALEYAWQSPEGRMHQVVVMQVRGNLLLTFTITAADVLSETHKSELLAVIETFSVAAPALDPEGKAGGDA, encoded by the coding sequence ATGTATCAGATGAATGAAGGATCGCTGGCCATTCCGGCGCAGTGGCGTGACGAATCCCTACACGTTTTTGTCTTGCCGGACGACACCGTCAATCTCGTCGTCAATCGAACCCCGACCGAACCCGGCCAGACGCCGAAAACGGTTTATGAGAACACGTTGGAACAGTTTTCAGCGCAACTGAAAGGGTACAAAGAAATCCAGTCGTGGGAGCTGACGCTGGCAGGTTTACCCGCCCCGGCGCTGGAATACGCCTGGCAGTCGCCGGAAGGCCGGATGCATCAGGTCGTCGTGATGCAAGTGCGTGGTAATCTGCTGCTGACATTCACGATTACCGCCGCTGATGTACTGAGTGAGACGCATAAGTCTGAACTACTGGCGGTGATTGAGACCTTTAGCGTCGCTGCGCCCGCCCTCGATCCGGAGGGGAAGGCAGGCGGCGATGCGTGA
- the rlmF gene encoding 23S rRNA (adenine(1618)-N(6))-methyltransferase RlmF, with translation MIKPAVQKTGLHPRNRHRDRYDFPALKQCYPALTQFVRVNAYGDESVDFANPDAVKALNQALLRYFYQIEHWTIPEGFLCPPIPGRADYIHHLADVLAEDNHSVVPQGASILDIGCGANCIYPLIGHREYGWRFTGSEINPLAMKAANETIEANPGLNRSIRLRRQKNSQAVLVGVIHKNDTFDAVMCNPPFHSSAQEAHEGSQRKRHHLGLDTRSPLNFGGQQDELWCEGGESAFIGQMIKESVGFARQCLWFTSLVSRKENVPAIYRALEAVGAEQIKTKDMAQGQKQSRFVAWSFLNSAARARWFHKR, from the coding sequence ATGATTAAGCCCGCCGTACAAAAAACAGGTCTGCATCCTCGCAACCGTCATCGCGATCGTTATGATTTCCCCGCGCTCAAGCAGTGCTACCCGGCATTAACCCAGTTTGTGAGGGTGAATGCCTATGGCGATGAGTCAGTGGATTTTGCTAATCCTGACGCGGTAAAAGCGCTGAATCAGGCGCTGCTGCGGTATTTTTATCAAATTGAACACTGGACGATCCCCGAGGGGTTTCTGTGTCCGCCCATTCCGGGCCGTGCCGATTATATTCACCATCTGGCCGATGTGCTGGCGGAAGATAACCATTCGGTGGTGCCGCAGGGAGCCTCAATATTAGATATCGGCTGCGGCGCTAACTGTATTTATCCGCTAATTGGGCACCGCGAGTATGGTTGGCGTTTCACCGGCAGCGAAATTAATCCGTTGGCTATGAAGGCAGCTAATGAGACGATTGAGGCGAATCCTGGTTTGAATCGCTCGATTCGTCTGCGCCGTCAGAAAAATAGTCAGGCGGTGCTAGTCGGCGTTATACACAAGAACGACACGTTTGATGCCGTTATGTGTAATCCGCCGTTTCATTCCTCTGCCCAAGAGGCTCACGAGGGATCGCAGCGTAAGCGACATCATCTGGGGCTGGACACGCGATCGCCGCTAAATTTTGGCGGTCAGCAGGATGAGTTGTGGTGTGAGGGAGGAGAATCCGCCTTCATTGGTCAGATGATCAAGGAAAGCGTTGGTTTTGCCCGCCAGTGTCTGTGGTTTACCTCGCTGGTGTCACGCAAAGAAAACGTGCCGGCGATTTACCGCGCGTTGGAAGCGGTTGGTGCGGAGCAGATCAAAACGAAAGACATGGCGCAAGGCCAAAAGCAAAGTCGCTTTGTCGCCTGGAGCTTTCTGAATAGCGCCGCCCGCGCTCGCTGGTTTCACAAACGCTAA
- a CDS encoding RHS repeat-associated core domain-containing protein, with protein MRDEILARIARVGAMHAGNRPTLPPDLPAPGSGSPPTSPGKAIKHSSFLGALLGAVAGALVAAAVATVAVALVGVTGGLAIAVVGGLAVLGAGSLISAVSGRVSAMVDSASPPAGVVAGGSPNVSVEGNPVSRAEVDAVACTKHSGPQLIAQGSETVFVNGHPAARIGDKTVCGATIKEGASTVFFGSGQATVLEIQDEFSGWQKALLIAVEFLVPPSRGLFRGLGKLFFRGPKAVMKGLGAGALWAGKRLKQKTRCATRAFKANKGRARVTQAAKAFKKDPVYIASGEVIERRIDIELGQTIPLVFERTYRSGSTHVGLLGHGWQDSWSEVATVSQDDGDTHVTITLAQGYDIDFTFGLGAIVVYCAEYPEFKLLRRHNGFHLWHRDSQTWRAFTVKHGDQLLLSAITDNHQNRIDFLRDPKGYLRKIQHSDGIELLLVWRGEFLRQVQRIDGGQKTILAEYRQDEGARLVEADAAQGYRLSYDYDKHQRLTRWHDNDKTWARYEYDALGRCVYTTCADGYLTARFAYLADRVVMTDGRGQRHEYGFNALCLMAWQKSPLGHITRYEYDDVGNLLREISPAGRVVEFAYQDDTGLVSLFTDGSGHQWHYAYDDHERLVGITDPLGRHWDWQYDGKGNPQCLTGPANREVRFTWNRYGLLTEVSDEQGRVQANLCYDHRQRLLSATDAESRTQQLRYDQQDRLTTWTRADGATYRLGYRRASWQLPEQLVRPDGREEKRRYDKHHNLQVYTDGNGAEWEQGYGAFDLLVSRTDAAGRTWRYEYDKESQQLVGVTAPDGSQWQWWLDADGRVIRERDTAGTETHYGYDEDGNCITVRNGEGETRHFLYDGRGLLIKETAPDDTLRYRYDAAGRLIEVASATGHVLLTYDECDRVVEERNSGTVIRRQYLDTSHSVTRSLAWEGEEDGAALTSTFGYSATGELRQVMLPDGAALTLTHDAAGREVTRHGSGGFAQQREYDVMGWLTRERSGPTVDGRLQPTQTREYLYDGAGNLIGTRRNREAAGYKLDASGRVLAVLSGGAGRTINTEEEYRYTRSGLPQAATRLTDWQAGRLTQQDNTHYQYDKAGRLIRKQVVQPGYRPQVWHYRWDSRNQLRVVDTPNGERWFYRYDPFGRRIGKRCDQKADDIRYLWDGDQIAEVRHYRDKQLISRRHWVHNGWELLVQQRESATASWETDFVTSGHNGEPQAIFTPQGELRWLAPRATLWGQRYTDKTENLDPGLAFAGQYRDEESRLCYNRFRYYDPSGGCYISPDPVSILGGENNYGYVHNPLDWVDPFGLAGCSLIKSSSKDYDYILKLKRTEYPQTFGHIDDAIGKGHPDIVTINRGTAKLNRKVSLKDVKTKTGYDRDEWPMAMFKEGGSGASVRYINPGDNRGAGSSIGSILSDLPDGTRIKVEIF; from the coding sequence ATGCGTGATGAAATTCTGGCCCGTATTGCGCGCGTCGGTGCGATGCACGCGGGCAATCGCCCCACGCTGCCACCTGACTTACCAGCACCCGGTAGTGGTTCGCCGCCGACCTCGCCGGGCAAAGCTATAAAACACAGCAGCTTTCTGGGCGCATTGCTCGGCGCGGTGGCCGGAGCGCTGGTTGCAGCAGCCGTGGCCACTGTGGCGGTTGCCCTGGTGGGCGTTACCGGTGGATTGGCGATTGCCGTGGTCGGTGGGTTGGCGGTGCTGGGGGCGGGAAGCCTGATATCGGCGGTCAGTGGCCGGGTGTCCGCCATGGTGGATAGCGCCTCACCACCTGCTGGGGTGGTAGCGGGCGGTTCTCCGAATGTGTCGGTGGAAGGCAACCCGGTTTCCCGCGCAGAAGTCGACGCGGTGGCGTGCACCAAGCACAGCGGCCCGCAGCTCATTGCTCAGGGCAGCGAAACCGTCTTTGTGAACGGTCATCCGGCCGCACGGATTGGCGACAAGACCGTGTGCGGTGCCACCATCAAGGAGGGGGCCTCGACGGTGTTCTTTGGCTCCGGTCAGGCTACCGTACTGGAGATACAGGACGAGTTCAGCGGCTGGCAGAAAGCGCTGCTGATTGCGGTGGAATTTCTGGTGCCTCCAAGCCGCGGCCTGTTTCGCGGGTTGGGGAAGTTATTCTTCCGCGGCCCCAAAGCGGTGATGAAAGGACTGGGCGCTGGTGCACTTTGGGCAGGTAAGCGTCTCAAGCAAAAGACACGTTGCGCCACCCGGGCATTTAAGGCGAACAAGGGCCGGGCGCGGGTGACACAAGCGGCCAAAGCCTTCAAGAAGGACCCGGTGTATATTGCCAGCGGTGAGGTGATTGAACGCCGCATCGATATCGAACTGGGGCAGACCATCCCGCTAGTGTTCGAACGCACCTACCGCTCTGGCAGTACCCACGTCGGTCTGCTGGGACATGGCTGGCAGGATAGCTGGAGCGAGGTCGCTACCGTTAGTCAAGATGATGGCGACACTCATGTCACTATCACCCTGGCACAGGGCTATGACATTGATTTCACCTTCGGGCTCGGTGCCATCGTGGTGTACTGCGCCGAATACCCCGAATTCAAGCTGCTGCGGCGGCATAACGGTTTTCATCTGTGGCACCGCGACAGCCAGACCTGGCGTGCCTTTACCGTCAAACACGGTGACCAGTTGCTATTGTCGGCTATTACCGACAACCACCAGAATCGAATCGACTTTCTCCGCGACCCCAAAGGCTACCTGCGCAAGATACAACACAGCGACGGCATTGAACTGCTACTAGTGTGGCGGGGGGAGTTTCTGCGTCAGGTCCAGCGCATTGATGGTGGTCAGAAAACCATTCTGGCCGAGTATCGTCAGGATGAAGGTGCCCGATTGGTCGAAGCGGATGCGGCGCAGGGGTATCGCTTGTCCTATGACTACGATAAGCACCAGCGTCTGACGCGCTGGCACGACAATGACAAGACCTGGGCACGGTACGAATATGACGCGCTTGGTCGCTGCGTTTACACCACCTGCGCCGACGGCTATCTGACGGCGCGTTTTGCGTATCTGGCCGACCGCGTGGTGATGACCGACGGGCGGGGGCAGCGCCATGAATACGGCTTTAATGCGTTGTGCCTGATGGCGTGGCAGAAATCTCCGCTTGGGCATATCACCCGCTATGAGTATGACGATGTCGGCAACCTGCTGCGGGAAATATCCCCGGCGGGGCGGGTAGTTGAGTTCGCTTACCAAGATGACACCGGGCTGGTTAGCCTCTTTACCGACGGTAGCGGCCACCAATGGCATTACGCATACGACGACCACGAGCGACTGGTTGGCATCACTGACCCGCTCGGGCGTCATTGGGACTGGCAGTATGACGGCAAAGGCAATCCGCAGTGTCTGACCGGCCCCGCCAACCGTGAGGTGCGCTTTACCTGGAACCGCTACGGCCTGTTAACGGAGGTCAGTGATGAACAAGGGCGAGTGCAGGCCAACCTGTGCTATGACCACCGTCAGCGGTTGCTGAGCGCCACCGATGCCGAGTCCCGGACCCAGCAATTGCGCTACGACCAGCAGGACCGGCTAACGACCTGGACACGGGCGGATGGTGCGACCTATCGCCTTGGCTACCGCCGTGCCAGTTGGCAACTGCCGGAGCAACTGGTACGTCCGGACGGCAGGGAGGAGAAGCGCCGCTACGACAAACATCACAACTTGCAGGTCTACACTGACGGCAACGGCGCAGAGTGGGAGCAAGGCTACGGGGCGTTCGACCTGCTGGTATCACGTACCGATGCGGCAGGACGTACCTGGCGGTATGAATATGACAAGGAAAGCCAGCAACTGGTGGGCGTTACCGCACCGGACGGCAGCCAGTGGCAATGGTGGCTGGATGCGGACGGTCGGGTTATACGCGAACGGGACACGGCGGGTACGGAGACCCACTACGGCTATGACGAAGACGGCAACTGCATCACCGTTCGCAACGGTGAAGGAGAAACCCGGCACTTCCTGTATGACGGGCGTGGGCTGCTGATAAAGGAGACGGCGCCGGACGACACCCTGCGCTATCGTTATGATGCGGCGGGTCGGCTTATCGAAGTCGCGTCCGCCACCGGTCATGTACTGTTGACGTATGACGAGTGTGACCGTGTGGTCGAAGAGCGCAACAGCGGCACGGTCATCCGGCGTCAATACCTGGACACCTCGCACTCCGTCACCCGGAGTCTGGCCTGGGAAGGAGAGGAAGACGGCGCAGCGCTGACCAGCACCTTTGGCTACAGCGCCACGGGCGAACTGCGTCAGGTCATGTTGCCGGACGGCGCGGCGCTGACGCTGACGCATGATGCGGCCGGGCGCGAAGTGACCCGCCACGGCAGCGGCGGTTTTGCTCAGCAGCGTGAATACGATGTCATGGGTTGGTTAACGCGGGAGCGGAGCGGGCCAACGGTGGATGGTCGTCTGCAACCGACCCAGACGCGGGAATACCTCTATGACGGCGCGGGCAACCTGATAGGCACGCGGCGCAACCGTGAGGCGGCAGGCTACAAGCTTGACGCCAGCGGGCGCGTGCTGGCCGTCCTGAGTGGCGGTGCGGGGCGCACCATCAACACCGAGGAAGAGTACCGTTACACCCGCAGCGGTTTACCACAGGCGGCGACACGCCTGACCGACTGGCAGGCTGGGCGACTCACCCAGCAGGACAACACGCACTACCAGTACGATAAGGCCGGACGGCTCATTCGCAAACAGGTGGTGCAGCCGGGCTATCGCCCACAGGTATGGCACTACCGCTGGGACAGCCGTAACCAGTTGCGGGTCGTCGACACGCCGAATGGCGAACGCTGGTTCTATCGTTACGACCCGTTCGGCCGCCGCATCGGCAAACGCTGCGACCAGAAGGCGGACGACATCCGCTATCTGTGGGACGGCGACCAGATAGCCGAAGTGCGTCACTATCGCGACAAACAGCTTATCAGCCGCCGCCATTGGGTACACAACGGTTGGGAGTTGCTGGTGCAACAGCGTGAGAGCGCAACCGCAAGTTGGGAAACGGATTTTGTCACCAGCGGGCATAATGGCGAACCGCAGGCTATCTTTACTCCGCAAGGCGAACTGCGCTGGCTGGCGCCGCGCGCCACGTTATGGGGCCAGCGCTATACGGATAAGACAGAAAATCTTGATCCGGGGCTGGCGTTTGCCGGACAATACCGTGACGAGGAGAGCCGCTTATGCTATAACCGATTTCGGTATTACGACCCGAGCGGTGGCTGTTATATCTCACCTGACCCTGTGAGTATTTTGGGTGGTGAGAATAACTACGGGTATGTGCATAACCCACTGGACTGGGTTGATCCGTTTGGGTTAGCTGGTTGTTCCTTAATAAAATCATCCTCCAAGGATTATGATTACATCTTAAAGTTGAAGCGTACTGAATATCCGCAAACATTTGGTCATATTGATGACGCTATTGGGAAGGGGCACCCGGATATCGTGACTATCAATAGAGGAACCGCCAAGTTGAATAGGAAAGTGAGTTTAAAAGATGTAAAGACAAAGACTGGGTATGATCGTGACGAATGGCCAATGGCTATGTTTAAAGAGGGCGGAAGTGGTGCAAGTGTCAGGTATATTAATCCTGGTGATAATCGCGGCGCCGGCTCAAGCATTGGTAGTATTTTGTCGGATTTGCCTGATGGAACTAGAATAAAAGTGGAGATTTTCTAA
- a CDS encoding protein YgfX — protein MAQWQCDLRVSWRMQLLSLMVHGLLVLLILLAPWPDGYAWLWLCLVTMVMFGFIRSQRNIKSRHGEIALLSETTLDWRQQEWRIVKRPWLLKHGVLLSLQAVNGKDRRQLWLASDSMGEDEWRHLRQILLQQKRWAR, from the coding sequence GTGGCCCAGTGGCAATGTGATCTCCGCGTTTCCTGGCGAATGCAGCTACTCTCATTGATGGTGCATGGCCTCTTAGTGTTACTTATTCTTCTGGCGCCGTGGCCGGATGGTTACGCGTGGCTGTGGCTGTGTCTGGTCACGATGGTGATGTTTGGTTTTATCCGCAGCCAACGCAATATCAAATCGCGACACGGAGAAATCGCGTTGCTTAGCGAAACCACGTTGGATTGGCGGCAGCAAGAGTGGCGAATCGTGAAACGGCCGTGGTTGCTGAAGCATGGTGTATTATTGTCATTGCAGGCGGTAAATGGTAAAGACAGGCGACAACTATGGCTGGCATCGGACAGCATGGGTGAGGATGAGTGGCGTCATTTGCGTCAGATCCTGTTGCAACAGAAACGCTGGGCAAGATAG